A window of Patescibacteria group bacterium contains these coding sequences:
- the porA gene encoding pyruvate ferredoxin oxidoreductase: MNNKFKAITGSQSAVESMRQINPDVVSIYPICPQTFIIEFFSQLVADGKVDTKVITAESEHSVMSACVGASASGARVITSTASLGLALMWEVLGVASGLRLPIVMHLVMRALSAPINIHSDHSDAMGAREQGWIQLFCGNNQEVYDFSIIAQRLGEKLFLPIMVCQDGFTTSHSVEKTFVLEDNDVKNFVGEFKPDRPLLDIKNPTTYGPLSLPNTFTEIKKQQFDVYNNVGQEFLNISSELSKLTNRNYNLIEEYKTEDADTIIIILASTASTSKVVIDELRAKGQKVGLIRPILFRPFPYQEISKALANAKKVAVLDRSIAFGAMPPLYSDVMLSLSSLESKPQVASYIYGLGGHDTVLADIRKVFQDLEKGEFIGKAKFLH; encoded by the coding sequence ATGAATAATAAATTTAAAGCCATTACTGGTTCTCAATCAGCAGTTGAATCAATGCGCCAGATAAATCCTGACGTTGTTTCAATTTATCCAATTTGCCCGCAGACATTCATTATTGAATTTTTTTCGCAATTAGTTGCTGATGGCAAAGTTGATACTAAAGTTATTACTGCTGAATCAGAACATTCTGTTATGTCAGCTTGTGTTGGAGCATCTGCATCAGGTGCCAGAGTCATCACTTCGACAGCATCATTAGGTTTGGCCTTGATGTGGGAAGTATTAGGTGTTGCTTCAGGATTGCGCTTGCCAATTGTTATGCATCTTGTAATGCGTGCTTTGTCAGCTCCAATTAATATCCATAGCGATCATTCAGATGCTATGGGAGCAAGAGAACAAGGTTGGATTCAATTATTTTGCGGCAATAATCAAGAAGTTTATGATTTTTCAATCATTGCCCAAAGATTAGGAGAAAAATTATTTTTGCCAATAATGGTTTGCCAAGATGGTTTTACAACTTCGCATAGTGTTGAAAAAACATTTGTTTTAGAAGATAATGATGTTAAAAATTTTGTTGGCGAATTCAAACCAGATCGTCCGCTTTTGGATATTAAAAATCCAACAACTTACGGTCCATTGTCATTGCCAAACACTTTTACAGAAATAAAAAAACAGCAATTTGATGTCTACAATAATGTTGGCCAAGAATTTTTAAATATTAGTTCAGAATTATCAAAATTAACAAATCGAAATTATAATTTAATTGAAGAATATAAAACAGAAGATGCTGATACAATTATAATCATTTTAGCTTCAACAGCTTCAACTTCAAAAGTTGTTATTGATGAATTAAGAGCCAAAGGACAAAAAGTTGGTTTAATTAGACCAATATTATTCCGTCCGTTTCCATATCAAGAAATTTCCAAAGCTTTAGCTAATGCAAAAAAAGTCGCAGTTTTAGATCGATCAATTGCATTTGGCGCTATGCCTCCATTATATTCTGATGTTATGCTGTCTCTAAGTTCTTTAGAATCAAAACCACAAGTTGCATCATATATTTACGGTTTAGGCGGTCATGATACGGTTTTGGCTGATATTAGAAAGGTTTTTCAAGACTTAGAAAAAGGAGAATTTATAGGTAAGGCAAAATTTTTGCACTAA
- a CDS encoding glycerophosphodiester phosphodiesterase family protein has product MQNFYQCNNFVIMLNTNNPLIIAHRGASSYAFENTLDSFRKACTFGADMIELDIRVTKDNELIVFHDSAIDRMTDGSGLVQYFTLADLKKIKIHGEAIPTLEEVIKVTLGKTNYNFEVKNIPLASIDKLIALLDKYNLRYKVIISSFNRKIILRIIEIDRQIKIALLCWQLRKNNLKFIQKNDLNYVHPYYGFLTRKKIKQVHNLGIKINTWTVNWSLDLKWVMELGVDGVITNRPDLAKAVLGKMNRQKTTLHS; this is encoded by the coding sequence ATGCAAAATTTTTATCAATGTAACAATTTTGTAATAATGTTAAATACTAATAATCCGTTAATCATTGCACACAGAGGAGCTTCTTCGTATGCTTTTGAAAATACCTTAGATTCATTCAGGAAAGCATGTACTTTTGGCGCGGATATGATTGAACTAGATATCAGAGTTACAAAAGACAATGAATTAATTGTCTTTCATGATTCAGCAATTGATCGCATGACCGATGGTTCTGGTTTAGTCCAATATTTTACTCTTGCTGATTTAAAAAAAATTAAAATTCATGGAGAAGCAATTCCAACTTTGGAAGAGGTTATAAAAGTAACTTTAGGAAAAACAAATTATAACTTTGAAGTAAAAAATATTCCTTTAGCAAGCATCGATAAATTAATCGCGCTTTTGGATAAATATAATCTTCGCTATAAAGTAATAATTTCTTCATTTAATAGAAAAATTATTTTAAGAATAATAGAAATTGACCGCCAAATAAAAATTGCTTTATTGTGTTGGCAACTCAGAAAAAATAATCTCAAATTTATCCAGAAAAATGATCTGAATTATGTGCATCCATATTATGGATTTTTAACTAGAAAAAAAATCAAGCAAGTCCATAATTTAGGCATTAAAATTAATACCTGGACTGTCAATTGGTCACTAGATTTGAAATGGGTAATGGAATTAGGTGTTGATGGCGTGATTACGAATCGACCTGATTTAGCAAAAGCAGTCTTAGGCAAAATGAACAGACAAAAAACAACGCTCCATAGTTAA
- a CDS encoding four helix bundle protein, with protein MKIKKFEEIISWQKAGTLSLNIYKLFKHSRDFSFRDQIQRASISMMNNIAEGFERKTNKEFKNFLYIAKGSCAEVRSMLYIAFKLEYINQKQFNENYKLCLEISKTISGLIKTL; from the coding sequence ATGAAAATTAAAAAATTTGAAGAAATTATTTCTTGGCAGAAAGCCGGAACTTTAAGTCTAAATATATATAAACTTTTTAAGCATTCAAGAGATTTCAGTTTTAGAGATCAGATTCAAAGAGCCTCGATATCAATGATGAATAATATTGCTGAAGGATTTGAAAGAAAAACTAATAAAGAATTTAAAAATTTTCTTTATATCGCTAAAGGCTCTTGCGCTGAAGTCAGATCAATGTTATATATTGCTTTCAAACTAGAATACATAAATCAAAAACAGTTTAATGAAAATTATAAATTATGTTTAGAAATATCAAAAACAATTTCAGGTCTAATCAAGACTTTATGA
- a CDS encoding thiamine pyrophosphate-dependent enzyme, protein MITLKELVKKPNYLESGHGTCRGCTAIPQIVRTILKASDKPVIVANATGCMEVTTTIYPTTSWKVPWIHSTFEAVGALVSGVETAHRALANKTIQDANGKEIKIEDCNFVAFAGDGGSYDIGLQALSGMLERGHNCLFVCYDNEAYMNTGIQRSGATPFGAETSTTPDGKKHHGKEEKRKNLTKIAIAHDIPYVAQSSVSHWQDLYEKAHKAFEIKGPKFMNVIAPCTVGWKFNENLGIEISRLAVETNFWPLYEVENGKYKINYKPEKRKSIEEFLKPQKRFAHLFEAGNRNLIVKIQKDVDQEWEKLVKNTKTL, encoded by the coding sequence ATGATAACCCTTAAAGAATTAGTAAAAAAACCAAATTATTTAGAATCCGGTCACGGCACTTGTCGCGGTTGTACTGCTATTCCTCAAATCGTTAGAACAATTCTCAAAGCATCAGACAAGCCAGTCATCGTTGCTAATGCTACAGGTTGCATGGAAGTCACAACAACAATCTATCCGACAACTTCTTGGAAAGTTCCTTGGATTCATTCTACTTTTGAGGCAGTTGGCGCATTGGTCTCTGGTGTTGAAACTGCTCACAGAGCTTTAGCCAATAAAACAATTCAAGATGCAAATGGCAAAGAAATAAAAATTGAGGATTGCAATTTTGTCGCTTTTGCTGGAGACGGAGGTTCATATGATATCGGTTTGCAAGCTTTATCTGGTATGTTAGAAAGAGGCCATAATTGTCTTTTTGTTTGTTATGATAATGAAGCTTATATGAACACTGGAATTCAAAGATCTGGAGCTACTCCTTTTGGCGCTGAAACTTCAACAACACCAGACGGAAAAAAACATCATGGCAAAGAAGAAAAAAGAAAAAATTTAACAAAAATTGCTATTGCTCATGATATTCCATATGTTGCCCAATCATCTGTTTCTCATTGGCAAGATTTATACGAAAAAGCGCATAAAGCTTTCGAAATAAAAGGTCCAAAATTTATGAATGTCATTGCTCCTTGCACAGTTGGCTGGAAATTTAATGAAAATTTAGGCATTGAAATTTCTCGTCTTGCAGTTGAAACAAATTTTTGGCCTCTTTACGAAGTTGAAAATGGAAAATACAAAATTAATTACAAACCAGAAAAAAGAAAATCAATTGAAGAATTTTTAAAACCGCAAAAACGTTTCGCACACTTGTTCGAAGCAGGCAATCGTAATCTAATTGTTAAAATACAGAAAGATGTTGATCAGGAGTGGGAAAAGCTGGTAAAAAACACCAAAACACTCTAA
- a CDS encoding four helix bundle protein — protein sequence MTKFQEKLKLKMDEYVHFVYLVTKKFPRDELYGVTSQIRRASLSVILNYLEGYARRRPAVQLNFFETSYGSLKESKYLLHFSMKEKYLSIEDYKHAIKLAEEIGAMLWSEIKSLDNKTQKHPKTLTKKHSNTKTLK from the coding sequence ATGACAAAATTCCAAGAAAAACTGAAATTAAAAATGGATGAGTATGTGCATTTCGTTTATCTTGTAACAAAAAAGTTTCCAAGAGATGAATTATATGGAGTTACATCACAAATTCGTCGAGCTAGCCTTTCTGTAATACTCAACTATCTCGAAGGCTATGCTAGAAGAAGACCGGCTGTTCAGTTGAATTTTTTTGAAACCTCATATGGTTCATTGAAAGAATCAAAATATTTGTTGCATTTTTCGATGAAAGAAAAATATTTATCAATAGAGGATTATAAGCATGCTATCAAATTAGCAGAAGAAATTGGTGCAATGCTTTGGTCTGAAATAAAATCATTAGACAATAAGACGCAAAAACACCCTAAAACTTTAACAAAGAAACACTCGAATACTAAAACACTCAAATAG
- a CDS encoding DUF4352 domain-containing protein, protein MQNKTKNLEKQNKQHNTTLIISLSIFVGLLIFILIISSASFLFIKYFNNQKSKSFSNAKKWQLALDGLEEEPIVTVPTEDQDERKQNTGTIGQTISNEILDLQINSNKKINLKSSQPAKDNDFYKIDFSLKNNTADDQKISILYFSSEDPDDGEFSLVIPSQNDNQSVFEEEISLSPGQKKSGSLIFEVNKNVPNIDFIYDDNTNTKILIKLEK, encoded by the coding sequence ATGCAAAACAAAACAAAAAATTTAGAAAAGCAGAATAAGCAACATAATACTACGCTAATCATCAGCCTCAGTATTTTTGTTGGGCTTTTGATTTTCATTTTAATTATTTCAAGTGCTTCATTCTTATTTATAAAATATTTTAACAATCAAAAATCAAAATCATTTTCTAATGCCAAAAAATGGCAATTGGCTTTAGATGGCTTAGAAGAAGAACCAATAGTTACAGTTCCAACCGAAGATCAAGATGAAAGAAAGCAAAATACTGGAACGATCGGTCAAACTATTTCAAACGAAATTTTAGATTTGCAAATTAATTCAAATAAAAAAATAAATCTAAAATCTAGCCAGCCAGCAAAAGATAATGATTTTTATAAAATAGATTTTTCTCTAAAAAATAATACTGCTGATGATCAAAAAATATCAATTTTATATTTTAGCTCCGAAGATCCAGATGATGGCGAATTTTCTTTAGTCATTCCAAGTCAAAATGATAATCAGTCAGTATTTGAAGAAGAAATCTCGCTTTCTCCTGGCCAAAAGAAGAGTGGCAGTCTAATTTTCGAAGTCAATAAAAATGTCCCCAACATTGATTTTATTTATGATGATAATACAAATACAAAAATCTTAATAAAATTAGAAAAATAG